From the Pomacea canaliculata isolate SZHN2017 linkage group LG4, ASM307304v1, whole genome shotgun sequence genome, one window contains:
- the LOC112561394 gene encoding uncharacterized protein LOC112561394 encodes MTTVTFLSENISTADINGISTAANMADTVTSDRGHGPASLYPPRYYIERAGCIPMSVLGIVGNVVSLAVWNTQRTYSTTIFLFKYLAVWDIVFLVTIIPVILLSDNKTVSVQFEMFDVSSYLAVLVSVHTTLLIAVSRWLAAYRPVHVHTGSLLSRRHVIIACLVIFLWCLVIAVIILLVKIVMMDSKTRIIVYITFSSMGMALPVLPLVVCNVLLLHKLHSPFSPESPTSYSVQQQQQPRTWDTKRLTLAIVLMSLFSLLAFTVGEITTNYYSLIALNEAAGHRGAGSVESHLSGILESSFYLLKQINSSINVLFYFVFSREFRKVCTKYVGRCLSRSRVKQVDLHQLHEECGSRSRMVGTTSL; translated from the coding sequence ATGACGACAGTGACGTTCCTCTCCGAGAACATTTCAACGGCTGACATCAACGGCATTTCAACGGCTGCCAATATGGCGGACACTGTTACCAGTGACAGAGGCCATGGACCTGCTTCGCTCTATCCGCCACGATACTACATCGAGAGAGCCGGGTGCATACCCATGTCCGTGCTGGGTATCGTGGGTAACGTGGTGTCACTGGCGGTGTGGAACACCCAGCGGACCTACAGCACCACCATCTTCCTGTTCAAGTACCTGGCCGTGTGGGACATCGTCTTCCTCGTCACAATCATCCCCGTGATACTTCTGTCTGACAACAAGACTGTCAGTGTGCAGTTTGAGATGTTTGATGTCTCGTCGTACCTGGCAGTCCTGGTGTCAGTCCACACCACACTTCTCATCGCTGTCAGTCGCTGGCTGGCCGCCTACAGACCCGTCCACGTCCACACCGGAAGTCTCCTCAGCCGCCGCCATGTCATCATCGCCTGTCTGGTCATCTTCCTCTGGTGCCTCGTCATCGCCGTTATCATCTTGCTGGTAAAAATCGTGATGATGGACTCCAAGACCCGGATAATCGTTTACATCACATTTAGCAGCATGGGAATGGCTCTCCCTGTCCTTCCTCTGGTCGTCTGCAATGTCCTTCTTCTACACAAACTGCATTCGCCATTTTCGCCGGAGTCACCAACATCGTACtctgtacaacaacaacaacaaccacggACATGGGACACCAAACGACTGACACTGGCGATAGTGTTGATGAGTCTGTTTAGTCTACTGGCCTTCACCGTTGGTGAGATCACCACTAACTACTACTCGCTGATCGCCCTCAATGAGGCTGCTGGTCATAGGGGCGCTGGCAGTGTGGAGTCGCACTTGTCTGGCATTCTGGAGTCCAGCTTCTACCTTCTGAAGCAAATAAACTCCAGTATCAATGTTCTCTTCTACTTCGTGTTCTCTCGGGAGTTTCGCAAAGTGTGTACAAAGTATGTTGGTCGCTGTCTGTCCAGAAGCCGCGTGAAGCAAGTCGACCTCCATCAGCTTCACGAAGAATGCGGTAGTCGCAGCAGGATGGTGGGCACAACATCTCTGTAA